In one window of Bos taurus isolate L1 Dominette 01449 registration number 42190680 breed Hereford chromosome 15, ARS-UCD2.0, whole genome shotgun sequence DNA:
- the OR4P7 gene encoding olfactory receptor family 4 subfamily P member 7, with product MENRNNITEFILLGLSQKKEIEILCFFLFLLCYIAILIGNLLVTISIASSQLMKQPMYFFLSYLSLADLCYTSTVTPKLITDLLAAKKTISYNGCMTQLFTMHLFGGIEVFILTGMAYDRYVAICKPLHYTLIMTRQKCGAMIAASCAGAFLHSFGQFLLAIFLPYCGPNEIDHYFCDVYPLLKLACTDTTRIGLLVIANSGLMGLVTFVVLLISYAVILYTVRSHSVENRHKALSTCSSHITVVVLFFAPLFFIYIRPATTLPEDKVFALFYTIIAPMLNPLIYTLRNVEMKNAIKKLWCHIAVRKEMN from the coding sequence ATGGAAAATAGGAATAACATCACAGAATTTATTCTCCTAGGACTTTctcagaaaaaggaaattgaaattcTCTGTTTTTTCCTATTCTTACTTTGTTACATTGCAATTCTGATTGGAAACCTACTTGTCACGATTTCCATCGCCTCCAGTCAACTTATGAAACAGCCCATGTATTTCTTTCTGAGTTACCTCTCCCTCGCAGACCTTTGTTACACCTCCACTGTGACCCCCAAGTTGATCACTGACTTGCTGGCAGCAAAGAAGACCATATCTTACAACGGCTGCATGACACAGCTCTTCACCATGCACTTGTTTGGGGGCATCGAGGTCTTCATCCTCACAGgaatggcctatgaccgctatgtggccatctgcaagccttTGCACTACACTCTGATCATGACCAGACAGAAGTGTGGGGCCATGATCGCTGCTTCCTGCGCTGGGGCGTTCCTTCATTCCTTTGGTCAGTTCCTCCTGGCCATCTTTTTACCCTACTGTGGCCCCAACGAAATAGATCATTACTTCTGTGATGTGTATCCTTTGCTGAAGCTGGCCTGCACGGATACCACCAGAATCGGTCTCCTCGTCATCGCCAATTCGGGCCTCATGGGCCTGGTGACTTTTGTGGTCTTGTTGATATCCTATGCTGTGATCTTGTACACTGTCAGGTCCCACTCTGTAGAGAATCGCCACAAAGCTCTCTCCACCTGCAGTTCCCACATCACTGTGGTGGTCCTCTTTTTTGCTCCTTTATTCTTCATTTACATTCGACCAGCAACTACTTTACCAGAAGACAAAGTGTTTGCTCTTTTTTATACTATCATTGCTCCCATGCTCAATCCTCTAATCTACACGCTGAGAAACGTGGAGATGAAGAATGCCATAAAGAAACTCTGGTGCCATATTGCAGTAAGAAAGGAAATGAACTAA